One Opitutus sp. ER46 genomic region harbors:
- a CDS encoding HlyD family efflux transporter periplasmic adaptor subunit, whose translation MPPSSAPLWRRRLPLVGGVLLVLLIVIGLWPRAIPVESGVVQRGAMIVTVDEEGMTRVRNRYVVSAPVGGQLQRIDWKAGAPVVAGQTLLAVLESSGADFLDARLLAQAEARIRGAEAARDAAVAQRDRAAAAAKLAAAEFERARVLREQRVASAQEFDLAQMRADTAAQDARAGEFAVKVAAYELEQARALLTRGRPTDGGSLPPLQLTSPVDGRILRVFQESARVVPAGFPLLEIGDPTDLEVRIEVLSRDGVAIRPGARVLLERWGGDTPLNARVRLVEPSAFTKISALGVEEQRVYVIADFTDPVAQRPTLGDSYRVEARIVTWEKPDALHAPAGALFQRGGTWQTFVIDGGRARQRTVQIGRTNGVETEILSGLNPGDRLIVYPGDKVKEGTRVSPLVIEAR comes from the coding sequence ATGCCTCCCTCATCTGCGCCCCTGTGGCGTCGACGGCTGCCGCTGGTCGGCGGTGTTCTCCTCGTGCTGCTGATCGTGATCGGGCTCTGGCCGCGCGCGATTCCAGTCGAGTCCGGCGTGGTCCAGCGCGGCGCCATGATCGTAACCGTGGACGAGGAAGGCATGACCCGCGTGCGCAACCGCTACGTCGTTTCCGCGCCGGTGGGTGGACAGTTGCAGCGCATCGACTGGAAAGCAGGCGCGCCCGTCGTGGCCGGCCAAACGTTGCTCGCGGTGCTCGAGTCCAGCGGCGCAGATTTTCTCGATGCCCGGCTGCTCGCGCAGGCGGAGGCGCGGATTCGCGGCGCGGAGGCCGCCCGCGATGCCGCCGTCGCCCAGCGCGACCGTGCCGCCGCGGCGGCGAAGCTCGCCGCCGCGGAATTTGAGCGCGCCCGGGTGCTGCGCGAACAGCGCGTGGCCTCCGCCCAGGAATTTGATCTGGCGCAGATGCGCGCGGACACCGCGGCGCAGGACGCGCGCGCCGGCGAGTTCGCTGTGAAGGTCGCCGCCTACGAGTTGGAGCAGGCGCGCGCGCTGCTCACGCGCGGCCGGCCGACTGACGGCGGCTCGCTGCCGCCGCTGCAGCTCACGTCCCCCGTCGATGGCCGCATTCTGCGCGTGTTTCAGGAGAGCGCGCGTGTCGTGCCCGCCGGTTTTCCTCTCCTTGAGATCGGCGATCCGACCGATCTCGAAGTCAGGATCGAGGTCCTCTCCCGCGATGGCGTCGCCATCCGGCCCGGCGCGCGCGTCCTGCTCGAACGCTGGGGCGGCGACACCCCGCTCAACGCCCGTGTGCGGCTGGTTGAGCCCTCCGCGTTCACCAAGATCTCCGCCCTCGGCGTCGAGGAGCAGCGCGTGTACGTGATCGCCGACTTCACTGATCCCGTGGCGCAGCGCCCCACGCTCGGCGACAGCTACCGCGTCGAGGCCCGGATCGTCACCTGGGAGAAACCCGACGCGCTGCACGCCCCCGCCGGCGCCCTGTTCCAGCGCGGCGGCACCTGGCAGACGTTCGTGATCGACGGCGGGCGGGCGCGCCAGCGCACGGTCCAGATCGGCCGCACCAATGGCGTCGAAACCGAAATTCTCTCGGGCCTGAACCCCGGCGACCGGCTCATCGTCTACCCCGGCGACAAGGTCAAGGAGGGCACCCGCGTGTCGCCGCTGGTGATCGAGGCGCGCTGA